The Roseovarius indicus genome has a segment encoding these proteins:
- the proC gene encoding pyrroline-5-carboxylate reductase — MKTIVLIGAGNMGGALLQGWIGSWQHEAAFNVIDPVAEASDRYPGVAFHTEAAALPAGLKPDVVILAVKPDKVVPALKEVAPHIGPATCIVSVAAGVGIDTIGTALPAGTPIARIMPNIGAMAGYAVSAGFAGPDVPQATEALLDDMFSAIGPMCWVENEDDLHTVTAISGSGPAYFFAFCETLRDAAMAHGLPAATAETLAVGTAITAGRLLEGSPTPEDLRHKVTSPNGTTAAGLAALARDDRLAHLLDRTVDAAKARSVELSGAPKT; from the coding sequence ATGAAGACGATCGTGCTGATCGGCGCCGGCAACATGGGCGGCGCCCTCCTCCAAGGCTGGATCGGAAGCTGGCAGCACGAGGCCGCCTTTAACGTCATCGACCCGGTGGCCGAGGCCTCCGACCGGTATCCCGGGGTCGCCTTCCATACCGAGGCCGCCGCGCTCCCCGCAGGGTTGAAACCCGATGTCGTTATCCTGGCGGTGAAGCCCGACAAGGTCGTCCCGGCGCTGAAAGAGGTCGCTCCTCATATTGGCCCCGCGACATGTATCGTCTCGGTCGCGGCGGGCGTTGGCATCGACACCATTGGCACCGCACTGCCCGCCGGCACGCCGATTGCGCGGATCATGCCCAATATCGGCGCCATGGCGGGCTACGCCGTCTCCGCGGGGTTCGCGGGCCCCGATGTGCCACAAGCGACCGAAGCGTTGCTCGATGACATGTTCTCCGCCATAGGCCCGATGTGCTGGGTCGAAAACGAGGACGACCTGCATACCGTCACGGCAATCTCCGGCAGCGGCCCGGCCTATTTCTTCGCCTTCTGCGAAACCCTGCGCGATGCGGCGATGGCACACGGGCTACCCGCCGCAACCGCCGAAACGCTGGCCGTCGGCACCGCGATTACCGCGGGCCGGCTTCTGGAAGGGAGCCCAACGCCGGAAGACCTCCGCCACAAGGTGACCAGCCCCAATGGCACAACGGCGGCAGGCCTCGCCGCACTGGCACGGGACGATCGGCTCGCCCACCTGCTCGACCGCACCGTCGACGCGGCGAAAGCCCGCTCCGTCGAACTCTCCGGCGCCCCTAAGACGTAA